One window of Equus caballus isolate H_3958 breed thoroughbred chromosome 3, TB-T2T, whole genome shotgun sequence genomic DNA carries:
- the MON1B gene encoding vacuolar fusion protein MON1 homolog B: MEAGGDAAAPAPGDAEDVEDTQFPSEEAGNGGDVHEGSPDPEDGGLEETGPETKEQPPDLLSPLPQLEAPSCTCGLWSPAASENSPMGGPESGSGGQGGDPSDEDWRSKRKHVFVLSEAGKPIYSRYGSVEALSTTMGVMTALVSFVQSAGDAIRAIYAEDHKLVFLQQGPLLLVAVSRTPQSASQLRGELLAVHAQIVSTLTRASVARIFARKQNYDLRRLLAGSERTLDRLLDSMERDPGALLLGAVRCVPLARPLREALGALLRRCTAPGLALSVLAVGGRLVTAAQERTVLAECRLDPADLQLLLDWVGAPAFAAGEAWAPVCLPRFNPDGFFYAYVARLDAMPVCLLLLGTDPEAFHDMATCRRLVEDGMHTLGAMRALREAASFSNASSASAPAYSVQAVGAPGLRHFLYKPLDIPDHHRQLPQFTSPELEAPYSREEERQRLSDLYHRLHARLHSTSRPLRLIYHVAEKETLLAWVTSKFELYTCLSPLVTKAGAILVVTKLLRWVKKEEDRLFIRYPPKYSTPPAAPAASADQASHNGLFTGP; the protein is encoded by the exons ATGGAGGCCGGTGGAGACgctgctgccccagcccctggggacGCGGAGGACGTGGAGGACACGCAGTTCCCCAGTGAGGAGGCTGGAAACGGTGGAGATGTTCACGAGGGCTCGCCGGATCCCGAAGATGGGGGCCTGGAGGAAACAG GACCTGAGACCAAGGAACAGCCACCTGACCTGCTGTCACCACTGCCACAGTTGGAGGCCCCATCATGCACCTGTGGGCTCTGGAGTCCTGCAGCCTCTGAGAATAGTCCCATGGGTGGCCCCGAGAGTGGCTCTGGGGGCCAGGGCGGGGACCCCAGTGACGAGGACTGGCGCAGCAAGCGGAAGCACGTGTTTGTGCTGAGCGAGGCAGGCAAGCCCATCTACTCGAGGTACGGTAGTGTGGAGGCACTGTCGACTACCATGGGTGTGATGACAGCCTTGGTGTCCTTCGTGCAGAGTGCAGGAGATGCCATCCGCGCCATCTATGCTG AGGACCACAAGCTGGTGTTCCTACAGCAGGGCCCACTGCTGCTGGTGGCTGTGTCAAGGACTCCTCAGTCAGCATCCCAGCTGCGCGGGGAGCTGCTCGCTGTGCACGCACAGATCGTGAGCACGTTGACGCGCGCAAGCGTGGCCCGCATCTTCGCACGCAAGCAGAACTACGACCTCCGCCGCCTGCTGGCCGGCTCGGAGCGCACACTGGACCGGCTTTTGGACAGTATGGAGCGGGACCCAGGTGCCCTGCTGCTGGGCGCTGTGCGCTGTGTGCCCCTCGCTCGCCCGCTGCGGGAAGCACTGGGTGCACTCCTACGACGATGCACAGCACCTGGTCTGGCACTGTCAGTGCTGGCGGTTGGCGGTCGACTGGTGACAGCAGCCCAGGAGCGCACTGTGCTGGCCGAGTGCAGGCTGGACCCAGCTGACCTGCAGTTGCTGCTCGACTGGGTGGGTGCACCGGCCTTCGCAGCAGGAGAAGCGTGGGCACCTGTGTGCCTGCCCCGCTTCAACCCCGATGGTTTCTTCTATGCCTACGTGGCCCGCCTGGATGCCATGCCTGTGTGCCTGCTGCTGCTTGGCACCGACCCTGAGGCGTTCCATGACATGGCCACCTGCCGGCGCTTGGTTGAAGACGGCATGCACACCCTTGGTGCCATGCGTGCCCTCCGGGAGGCTGCCAGCTTCTCTAATGCCTCATCAGCCAGTGCCCCTGCCTACAGTGTGCAGGCAGTGGGGGCACCTGGACTCCGGCACTTCCTCTATAAGCCGCTGGACATCCCTGACCATCACCGCCAGCTGCCCCAGTTTACCAG CCCTGAGCTAGAGGCCCCGTACAGCAGAGAGGAGGAGCGGCAGCGCCTGTCAGACCTATACCACCGCCTGCACGCGCGCCTCCATAGCACCTCCCGGCCCCTGCGACTCATTTATCACGTGGCTGAGAAGGAGACGCTGCTGGCCTGG GTGACTTCCAAATTTGAGCTCTATACCTGCCTCAGCCCCCTGGTGACCAAGGCAGGTGCCATCTTGGTAGTGACCAAACTCCTGCGCTGGGTGAAGAAGGAAGAGGATCGGCTCTTTATTCGTTACCCACCCAAGTACTCCACACCCCCAGCAGCCCCAGCTGCCTCTGCGGACCAGGCTTCCCATAATGGCTTGTTCACTGGCCCTTGA